One genomic segment of Bradyrhizobium prioriisuperbiae includes these proteins:
- a CDS encoding metalloregulator ArsR/SmtB family transcription factor has product MTRSAAALKTSASVFAALGDETRLSVLGRLSTGTPQSISRLTEGTRLSRQAVTKHLRVLETVGVVRSIRAGRENLFALEPKPLDEARKYLDEVSRQWDDALGRLKAFVED; this is encoded by the coding sequence GTGACGCGTAGCGCAGCGGCGCTCAAGACCAGTGCCTCGGTATTCGCGGCGCTGGGCGACGAAACGCGGCTGTCGGTGCTGGGCCGGCTCAGCACCGGCACGCCGCAGTCGATCTCGCGCCTGACCGAAGGCACCCGGCTGTCGCGCCAGGCGGTGACCAAGCATCTGCGCGTGCTGGAAACGGTGGGCGTGGTGCGCAGCATCCGCGCCGGGCGCGAAAACCTGTTTGCGCTCGAGCCGAAGCCGCTCGATGAGGCGCGCAAGTACCTCGACGAGGTGTCGCGGCAGTGGGATGATGCGCTGGGACGGCTGAAGGCGTTTGTGGAGGATTAG
- a CDS encoding SRPBCC family protein — protein sequence MSETDRIEKSIELKAPVSRVWRALTNHEEFGAWFRVKLDGPFVLGQVSTGHITYPGYEHLKWTAVVKTMEPERLFSFTWHPYAVDPDKDYSQETPTLVTFTLERIPSGTLLRVVESGFDKIPAGRRAEAFRMNDGGWAEQIKNIAEYLARDA from the coding sequence ATGAGTGAGACCGATCGCATTGAAAAATCCATCGAACTGAAGGCCCCGGTGTCGCGCGTCTGGCGCGCGCTGACCAATCACGAGGAATTCGGCGCCTGGTTCCGCGTCAAGCTCGACGGGCCATTCGTGCTGGGGCAGGTGTCCACTGGCCACATCACCTATCCTGGATATGAACACCTCAAATGGACCGCCGTCGTGAAAACGATGGAGCCGGAGCGGCTGTTCTCGTTCACCTGGCATCCATATGCGGTCGATCCGGACAAGGATTACTCGCAGGAGACGCCGACGCTGGTCACCTTCACGCTGGAGAGAATCCCGAGTGGGACATTGCTGCGCGTGGTCGAATCTGGCTTCGACAAGATTCCGGCCGGCCGCCGCGCCGAGGCGTTCCGCATGAACGACGGCGGTTGGGCCGAGCAGATCAAGAACATCGCGGAGTATCTGGCACGTGACGCGTAG
- a CDS encoding ABC transporter ATP-binding protein, with product MNPVLRVDDLSVGMRSGTGELVPVLENLSFAVHQGRTMALVGESGCGKSMTALAIMRLLPEDFVVTGGQVWLDGEDVLAAPLKRLRSLRGNAMSMIFQEPMTALNPLYTVGDQIAEVLRLHRNLGRADAFEQALAFLKAVQVPAAEQRIHAYPHQLSGGMRQRVMIAMALACKPRLLIADEPTTALDVTVQAQIFDLLARLQEDTDTAIVLITHDLGAVAELADDVSVLYAGRCIETGPADTITARPRHPYTRGLLACVPHLTLGRHKAEHWIDLGEIPGMVPPLGARGADCAFLPRCARATEICRSHPQPPLDKTGPDHAVSCWRQAEIAA from the coding sequence ATGAATCCGGTGCTGCGCGTCGATGATCTGAGCGTCGGGATGAGAAGCGGCACGGGAGAGCTGGTGCCGGTGCTGGAGAACTTGTCCTTCGCGGTGCATCAGGGCCGGACGATGGCGCTGGTCGGTGAATCCGGATGCGGCAAGAGCATGACGGCGCTCGCCATCATGCGGCTGCTGCCGGAGGATTTCGTCGTCACGGGCGGCCAGGTCTGGCTCGACGGCGAGGACGTGCTCGCCGCGCCGCTCAAGCGTTTGCGCAGCCTGCGCGGCAACGCGATGTCGATGATCTTCCAGGAGCCGATGACGGCGCTCAATCCACTGTACACGGTTGGCGACCAGATCGCCGAGGTGTTGCGCCTGCATCGCAACCTCGGCCGCGCCGACGCCTTCGAACAGGCGCTCGCGTTCCTGAAAGCGGTGCAAGTTCCGGCGGCCGAACAACGCATCCATGCCTACCCCCACCAACTCTCGGGCGGCATGCGCCAGCGTGTCATGATCGCGATGGCGCTCGCCTGCAAGCCCAGGCTTTTGATCGCCGATGAGCCGACCACGGCCCTCGACGTGACGGTTCAGGCCCAGATCTTCGACCTGCTGGCGCGGCTGCAGGAGGACACCGACACGGCGATCGTACTGATCACCCACGACCTCGGCGCCGTCGCCGAACTCGCCGATGACGTCTCCGTGCTTTATGCCGGGCGCTGCATCGAAACCGGCCCGGCCGACACCATAACCGCGCGGCCCCGGCATCCCTACACCCGCGGCCTCCTGGCCTGTGTTCCGCATCTCACGCTCGGCCGGCACAAAGCTGAACACTGGATCGATCTTGGAGAAATCCCCGGCATGGTGCCACCGCTTGGCGCCCGCGGGGCGGACTGCGCGTTCCTGCCGCGTTGCGCGCGCGCCACCGAGATCTGCCGGTCGCACCCGCAACCACCGCTCGACAAGACCGGGCCCGACCACGCGGTTTCGTGCTGGCGGCAGGCGGAGATCGCGGCATGA
- a CDS encoding ABC transporter ATP-binding protein: protein MNAISHPAPNDPSSVLLDVNDLVVHFPAGRKTAFARPSHVHAVDGVSFRVRRGTTFGIVGESGSGKSTTAQAVLRLVPATSGQIVFRGENIMPLAGEPLRRVRRHLQIVFQDPFSALDPRRRAGDQVREPLDLLQIGSRSERDQRVSKLFAEVGLPPQAAALFPHQFSGGQRQRLCIARALAPEPDLIVCDEAVSALDVAIQAQILNLLKKLQRERGLTYIFISHDLGVIQQFCDEIAVMYLGKIVEQAPASTLFTAPRHPYTWSLVAAAAPPGPLRDALKQRYLVRGDPPSPVDPPPGCRFAQRCPFVVDQCREVLPHLQVVDSDHYVACRRVGEMAAPEFTAPTN, encoded by the coding sequence ATGAACGCCATCAGCCACCCTGCGCCGAACGATCCCTCTTCCGTCCTGCTGGATGTGAACGATCTCGTCGTTCATTTTCCGGCAGGCCGCAAAACCGCGTTCGCCCGACCATCCCATGTCCATGCGGTGGATGGCGTCAGCTTCCGGGTCCGGCGCGGCACCACCTTCGGCATCGTCGGCGAGAGCGGATCGGGAAAATCCACCACCGCGCAGGCAGTCCTGCGCCTCGTGCCCGCGACATCGGGCCAGATCGTGTTCCGCGGCGAGAACATCATGCCGCTCGCGGGCGAGCCGCTGCGGCGTGTGCGGCGGCATCTGCAGATCGTGTTTCAGGATCCGTTCTCGGCGCTCGACCCGCGACGGCGGGCCGGTGATCAGGTGCGCGAACCGCTTGACCTCCTGCAGATCGGATCGCGCAGCGAACGCGATCAAAGGGTGAGCAAGCTGTTCGCGGAGGTCGGCCTGCCGCCGCAGGCCGCTGCACTGTTTCCGCACCAGTTCTCCGGCGGTCAGCGCCAGCGGCTGTGCATCGCCCGCGCGCTCGCGCCGGAGCCAGACCTTATCGTCTGCGACGAGGCGGTCTCGGCGCTCGACGTCGCGATCCAGGCGCAGATCCTCAATCTCTTAAAGAAGCTGCAGCGCGAGCGCGGGCTCACCTACATCTTCATTTCCCACGATCTCGGCGTGATCCAGCAGTTCTGCGACGAGATCGCGGTGATGTATCTCGGCAAAATCGTCGAGCAGGCGCCCGCATCCACGCTGTTTACCGCGCCCCGCCATCCCTATACGTGGTCACTGGTTGCGGCCGCGGCCCCGCCGGGGCCGCTACGCGACGCGCTGAAACAGCGCTACCTCGTCAGGGGTGATCCGCCGTCCCCGGTCGATCCGCCACCGGGCTGCCGTTTCGCGCAGCGCTGTCCGTTCGTCGTAGATCAATGCCGCGAGGTGTTGCCGCATCTCCAAGTGGTCGACAGCGATCATTATGTCGCCTGCCGGCGTGTTGGAGAGATGGCAGCGCCGGAATTTACAGCACCGACCAATTAG
- a CDS encoding ABC transporter permease, with amino-acid sequence MTLAVHMIRQLANAVALLGAVLVLNFCLIHLAPGDPVQVIAGEMGGASAEVIAALREKYGLDHTLMEQLFTYLGKVATGDFGYSYYFNEPVLHLIAQRLPATLYLAISALVMAVLIGTALGVVSARRPNGVLSHGVTVLSLAGYAAPIFWTGLMLLLLFGSVWPILPVTGMADVVHPRTGFAYLLDVLHHLILPSLTLALVFIAQYSRLARVNMIDVLSADYIRTARAKGLPEWIVVVKHALRNALIPIVTIVGLQFGNLFAGAVLVETVFSWPGMGRLVFDSILRRDYPTLMAVLFFSAMMVMIANIVTDMMYRLIDPRIRTGAR; translated from the coding sequence ATGACCCTCGCCGTGCATATGATCCGTCAACTGGCCAACGCCGTCGCCCTGCTGGGCGCGGTGCTGGTGCTGAACTTCTGCCTGATCCACCTCGCGCCGGGCGATCCGGTGCAGGTGATCGCCGGCGAGATGGGGGGCGCATCGGCGGAGGTGATCGCGGCGCTGCGCGAGAAATACGGTCTCGACCACACCCTGATGGAGCAGCTTTTCACCTATCTCGGCAAGGTCGCGACCGGAGACTTCGGCTACTCCTATTACTTCAACGAGCCGGTGCTGCATCTGATCGCGCAGCGGCTGCCGGCGACGCTGTATCTGGCGATATCGGCGCTGGTGATGGCGGTCCTGATCGGCACGGCGCTGGGCGTCGTCAGTGCCCGCCGCCCCAACGGCGTGCTCAGTCATGGCGTCACCGTGCTGTCGCTGGCGGGATATGCCGCGCCGATTTTCTGGACCGGGCTGATGCTGCTGCTGTTGTTCGGCTCGGTCTGGCCGATCCTGCCGGTGACCGGCATGGCCGACGTGGTTCATCCGAGAACCGGCTTCGCCTATCTGCTCGACGTGCTGCACCACCTCATCCTGCCGTCGCTGACCCTGGCGCTGGTGTTCATCGCCCAGTACAGCCGGCTGGCACGCGTCAACATGATCGACGTGCTGTCGGCGGACTACATCCGCACCGCCCGCGCCAAGGGCCTTCCGGAATGGATCGTGGTCGTCAAGCACGCGTTGCGCAATGCGCTGATCCCGATCGTGACCATCGTCGGCCTGCAGTTCGGCAACCTGTTCGCCGGCGCCGTGCTGGTGGAAACGGTGTTCAGCTGGCCCGGAATGGGCCGCCTGGTGTTCGATTCCATCCTGCGGCGGGATTATCCGACCCTGATGGCCGTGCTGTTCTTCTCCGCGATGATGGTGATGATCGCCAACATCGTTACCGACATGATGTACCGGCTGATCGATCCGCGCATTCGCACGGGGGCAAGATGA
- a CDS encoding ABC transporter permease: MSAIETTSAVPTPAVTLPVRPAASPAMAALRQFCRSPSGIIGAVLLLVLVLGTVFGPMVYSIDPLDIAGAPFDPPSADAWLGTDYLGRDVLAGLIYGGRATLTVGAVAALITIAIGVTVGALSGFFGGAVDTVLVKITEFFQILPPLLFAMVLVTLFGAKLTTITLAIGAVSWTAAARLTRAEFMRLRNLDFIKASRAAGAGNAHLILRVVLPNALPPIIVSATLAIGVAILFEGGLSFLGLGDPNTMSWGLMLGQNRNYMLDAWWTVMFPGAAIFLAVLSVSLVGDGVNDAVNPRLRRRT, encoded by the coding sequence ATGAGCGCGATTGAAACCACGTCCGCCGTGCCGACGCCCGCGGTCACCCTTCCCGTGCGGCCGGCCGCCTCGCCTGCCATGGCGGCACTGAGGCAGTTCTGCCGCAGCCCGTCGGGGATCATCGGCGCGGTGCTGCTGCTCGTACTGGTCCTCGGTACCGTGTTCGGACCGATGGTTTATTCCATCGATCCGCTTGATATCGCCGGCGCGCCGTTCGACCCGCCATCCGCCGATGCATGGCTCGGAACGGATTATCTCGGCCGGGACGTGCTGGCGGGCCTGATCTATGGCGGCCGCGCGACGCTGACGGTCGGCGCGGTGGCCGCGCTGATCACCATCGCCATCGGCGTCACCGTCGGGGCGCTGAGCGGCTTCTTCGGTGGCGCCGTCGATACCGTGCTGGTGAAGATCACCGAGTTCTTCCAGATCCTGCCGCCGCTGCTGTTCGCGATGGTGCTGGTGACGCTGTTCGGGGCGAAACTCACGACCATCACGCTTGCGATCGGTGCGGTGAGCTGGACCGCCGCCGCACGGCTGACCCGGGCCGAATTCATGCGGCTGCGCAATCTCGACTTCATCAAGGCCTCACGCGCTGCCGGCGCCGGCAACGCGCACCTGATCCTGCGGGTGGTGCTGCCGAATGCACTGCCGCCGATCATCGTGTCGGCGACGCTCGCCATCGGCGTCGCCATCCTGTTCGAGGGCGGCCTGAGTTTTCTCGGGCTCGGCGATCCCAACACCATGAGCTGGGGCCTGATGCTCGGACAGAACCGCAATTATATGCTCGACGCCTGGTGGACCGTGATGTTCCCCGGCGCAGCAATCTTTCTTGCGGTGCTGTCGGTCAGCCTGGTGGGCGACGGCGTCAACGATGCGGTCAACCCACGGCTGCGACGGAGGACATGA